In a genomic window of Cerasicoccus sp. TK19100:
- the gap gene encoding type I glyceraldehyde-3-phosphate dehydrogenase, which yields MAVKVGINGFGRIGRLVFRALVDKGLLGTEIEVVAINDLVPADNLAYLLKYDSIQGRFNGTVEAPDADTLVVNGHTIKSLSVREGPAALPWGELGVDIVIESTGLFVEDKKAQGHIDAGAKKVIISAPGKGDGVKTVVLGVNCESLTADDNIISNASCTTNCLAPMTKVILDEFGIVEGLMTTVHSYTATQKTVDGPSMKDWKGGRSAAINIIPSTTGAAKAVGLVLPEVKGKLTGMAFRVPTPTVSVVDLTVKTEKKTSYEEICQKMKAASEGSLKGILGYTEDEVVSSDFIHCELSSIFDAGSGLGLSDDFFKLVSWYDNEWGYSNRCVELIQKVSGLL from the coding sequence ATGGCAGTAAAAGTAGGTATCAACGGCTTCGGCCGTATCGGACGCCTCGTGTTCCGCGCTCTTGTCGACAAGGGTTTGCTCGGCACGGAAATTGAAGTCGTTGCAATCAACGACCTCGTCCCCGCGGACAACTTGGCTTACCTCCTCAAATACGACTCCATTCAGGGCCGCTTCAACGGCACGGTGGAAGCGCCCGACGCCGACACACTCGTCGTCAATGGCCACACAATCAAGAGCCTTTCCGTGCGCGAAGGTCCGGCCGCTCTCCCTTGGGGTGAGCTTGGCGTAGACATCGTCATCGAGTCCACCGGCCTCTTCGTCGAAGACAAGAAGGCACAAGGCCACATCGACGCCGGCGCTAAGAAGGTCATCATCTCCGCTCCCGGCAAGGGTGACGGCGTGAAGACCGTCGTTCTCGGCGTTAACTGCGAGTCCCTGACCGCGGATGACAACATCATTTCCAACGCAAGCTGCACCACCAACTGCCTCGCTCCGATGACCAAGGTCATCCTCGACGAGTTCGGCATCGTTGAAGGCCTCATGACCACGGTCCACAGCTACACCGCCACCCAAAAGACAGTGGACGGCCCAAGCATGAAGGACTGGAAGGGCGGCCGCAGCGCAGCGATCAACATCATCCCATCCACCACCGGTGCTGCTAAGGCTGTTGGCCTCGTGCTGCCGGAAGTTAAGGGCAAGCTCACTGGTATGGCCTTCCGCGTTCCGACCCCGACCGTTTCGGTTGTGGACCTGACCGTGAAGACCGAAAAGAAGACCTCCTACGAGGAAATCTGCCAGAAGATGAAGGCTGCCTCCGAAGGCTCCCTCAAGGGCATTCTCGGCTACACCGAAGACGAAGTGGTCTCCAGTGACTTCATTCACTGCGAGCTCAGCTCGATCTTCGACGCCGGCTCCGGTCTCGGCCTCAGCGACGACTTCTTCAAGCTCGTCAGCTGGTACGACAACGAATGGGGCTACTCCAACCGTTGCGTCGAGCTCATCCAAAAGGTTTCCGGCCTGCTCTAA
- a CDS encoding tetratricopeptide repeat protein, with protein MPTTHPCGLASGVNQLRAKTLLPAAIFIWVISASFYWLWQAPAPVETPLLPPLSFGQRLLSAPHLILEQLGFWLWPMGREPLTFTIAPDAVMREGLFFCLILVLFIRFGWRLRRVEPWIFYGPLIAVLAMLPFSGIYPALVRPFSSFPLFVAGFGLAMTLAALLLRGLPSWRDKQRGRQAMIRRHGWRATSLLVIAWITLMSVNLIAVMGRSWEDRINAQITPAPELVIAVEIARQYGQEGKAAEAEALIIRCGQAAPWYAEVSVVKAELLLAQNMPEAARVHLNKALELAPSHQRARELRKSISG; from the coding sequence TTGCCAACTACCCACCCCTGCGGCTTGGCTAGCGGCGTGAACCAACTCCGCGCCAAGACGCTGCTACCAGCGGCCATTTTTATCTGGGTGATCTCGGCAAGCTTTTACTGGCTGTGGCAGGCACCTGCGCCAGTGGAGACGCCCCTGCTGCCGCCGCTGTCTTTCGGGCAACGCCTACTCAGCGCGCCGCACCTGATTCTCGAACAGCTCGGCTTTTGGCTGTGGCCCATGGGGCGCGAACCGCTGACTTTTACCATCGCCCCGGACGCCGTGATGCGCGAAGGCCTGTTCTTTTGTCTGATCCTCGTTCTGTTCATCCGCTTCGGCTGGCGACTGCGACGCGTTGAGCCATGGATCTTTTACGGGCCCCTGATCGCAGTGCTGGCGATGCTGCCTTTTAGCGGCATTTACCCGGCGTTGGTGCGGCCATTCAGCTCGTTCCCACTGTTCGTCGCAGGGTTCGGACTGGCAATGACGCTCGCGGCGCTGCTTCTGCGCGGCCTCCCCTCTTGGCGCGACAAGCAACGCGGCCGCCAGGCGATGATTCGCCGCCACGGTTGGCGCGCAACGAGCCTGCTGGTCATCGCGTGGATCACACTGATGAGCGTCAACCTGATCGCCGTGATGGGCCGCAGTTGGGAGGACCGCATTAACGCACAAATTACACCCGCGCCGGAGCTGGTTATCGCCGTGGAAATTGCCCGCCAATACGGCCAGGAAGGCAAGGCCGCTGAGGCCGAGGCACTTATTATCCGCTGTGGCCAGGCCGCGCCTTGGTATGCAGAGGTATCCGTGGTGAAGGCTGAGCTGCTCCTTGCCCAGAATATGCCCGAGGCCGCCCGAGTTCATTTGAATAAAGCCTTGGAACTGGCTCCAAGCCATCAACGCGCCCGTGAACTGCGCAAAAGTATTTCCGGCTAA
- a CDS encoding phytoene desaturase family protein: MSSYDAIIVGSGHNGMICAAYLAQAGKKVAVFERRGTVGGAVCTDTTKIPGYKIDVGSSAHVMIHQTPVLADLELAKYGLEYLEMDPWAYYPLPGQPGKGIAFYRDVEKTCQSIAEISPKDAEAYRTFVDAWGKLNEGVFDAFLKPPTPWNLVSTMFGRSLKGSDHMNMIRKLMGPYGQLVLETFEHEALRTAIIWLAAQSGPPPSEAASGDFAGWHSMYHQSGMKRAKGGSGALTQALKKRIIADGGDVFEDAPVKRIITSNGRATGIELENGDRHEAKAVVAATHIKTTLDNFLADCPDLPDEIRQRSQSLRVGNGFGMIVRCAMESLPDYPGFQVDDKGVGEMHRGLQLLCPSREALDAAYGDYLAGRPPEKPIPLVMTFSSLDDTLAPEGKHVMFVWGQYHPYELRNGEHWDDIADREADKLLAAVDEYAPGTSAKVIDRYIQTPLEIERLHGMLRANVMHLEMSFDQMFCFRPMPELSSYKIPAIKGLYLTGASTHPGGGVWGASGHNTAKLMLKEQKRWLR; the protein is encoded by the coding sequence ATGTCTTCGTATGACGCAATTATCGTTGGTTCCGGGCACAACGGCATGATCTGCGCCGCCTACCTTGCGCAGGCTGGTAAGAAGGTCGCCGTGTTTGAGCGGCGCGGGACCGTCGGCGGTGCGGTTTGCACCGACACCACGAAGATTCCCGGCTACAAGATCGACGTCGGCAGCTCCGCCCACGTGATGATCCACCAGACGCCAGTCCTCGCCGATCTCGAGCTCGCAAAGTATGGCCTCGAATACCTGGAGATGGACCCCTGGGCCTACTACCCCCTCCCCGGCCAGCCCGGCAAGGGCATTGCCTTTTACCGCGACGTCGAAAAGACCTGCCAAAGCATTGCCGAGATCAGTCCCAAGGACGCCGAGGCCTACCGCACCTTTGTCGACGCCTGGGGCAAGCTCAACGAGGGCGTGTTCGACGCCTTTCTCAAGCCGCCGACGCCGTGGAACCTCGTCAGCACGATGTTCGGGCGCTCTCTCAAGGGCAGCGACCACATGAACATGATCCGCAAGCTGATGGGCCCCTACGGCCAGCTTGTCCTGGAAACCTTCGAGCACGAGGCTCTGCGCACGGCCATCATCTGGCTCGCCGCGCAGAGCGGCCCCCCGCCCTCGGAGGCGGCCTCGGGCGACTTTGCCGGCTGGCATTCCATGTATCACCAGTCGGGGATGAAGCGGGCTAAGGGCGGCAGCGGCGCGTTGACCCAGGCGCTCAAAAAGCGCATCATCGCCGACGGTGGCGACGTCTTTGAAGACGCGCCCGTGAAGCGCATCATCACCAGCAATGGCCGCGCAACCGGCATCGAGCTGGAAAACGGCGACCGCCATGAGGCGAAGGCCGTCGTCGCCGCAACGCACATTAAGACGACACTGGACAACTTCCTCGCCGACTGCCCCGACTTGCCCGATGAAATTCGTCAGCGCTCGCAGTCGCTCCGCGTCGGCAACGGCTTTGGCATGATCGTCCGCTGCGCCATGGAGAGTCTGCCCGACTACCCGGGCTTCCAAGTCGACGACAAGGGCGTGGGCGAAATGCACCGCGGGCTGCAGCTCCTTTGCCCATCCCGCGAGGCGCTCGACGCGGCTTATGGCGACTACCTGGCGGGCCGCCCGCCCGAGAAGCCTATCCCGCTCGTGATGACGTTTTCCAGCCTCGACGACACCCTTGCCCCCGAGGGAAAACACGTCATGTTTGTCTGGGGCCAATATCACCCCTACGAGCTGCGCAACGGCGAGCATTGGGACGACATTGCCGACCGCGAGGCCGACAAGCTCCTGGCCGCCGTCGATGAATACGCCCCGGGCACGTCGGCCAAGGTCATCGATCGCTACATCCAGACCCCGCTTGAGATCGAGCGCCTCCACGGCATGCTGCGCGCCAACGTCATGCACCTGGAAATGTCGTTCGACCAAATGTTCTGCTTCCGCCCGATGCCCGAGCTTTCCAGCTACAAGATCCCCGCGATCAAGGGCCTCTACCTGACCGGTGCCAGCACCCACCCCGGTGGCGGCGTCTGGGGCGCCAGCGGCCACAACACGGCGAAGCTGATGCTCAAGGAACAGAAACGCTGGCTAAGGTAG